Proteins encoded in a region of the Actinomycetota bacterium genome:
- the nusA gene encoding transcription termination/antitermination protein NusA, whose protein sequence is MDIDVNALKALVREKELSWDLVVSSIEQALLVAYHRTEGAAANARVELDRRTGHVSVLATERGEDGAPIREYDDTPEGFGRIAATTARQVLLQRLREAVDDVTFGEFVGTEGDLVSGVVQQGGDRGVVLVDLGKVEAVLPPAEQVPGETYQHGARLKCLVVSVRRGPRGAHVTLSRTHPNLVRALFALEVPEIADGTVVIPAIAREAGHRTKIAVRATRPGVNAKGSCIGPMGQRVRQVMSELHGEKIDIVDWSEDPAEMVAHALSPARVTSVTVVDLDARSARVVVPDYQLSLAIGREGQNARLAARLTGWRIDIRSDTAAPTDAATTAAAPTAAAAPTTATAVAAPPAR, encoded by the coding sequence GTGGACATCGACGTCAACGCGCTGAAGGCTCTGGTCCGGGAGAAGGAGTTGTCCTGGGACCTGGTGGTGTCGTCGATCGAGCAGGCGCTGCTGGTGGCGTATCACCGCACCGAAGGCGCCGCCGCGAACGCCCGGGTCGAGCTCGACCGCCGTACCGGGCACGTCTCAGTGCTGGCCACCGAGCGCGGCGAGGACGGCGCTCCGATCCGGGAGTACGACGACACGCCGGAGGGTTTCGGCCGCATCGCGGCGACGACCGCCCGGCAGGTGTTGCTGCAGCGACTCCGTGAGGCCGTCGACGACGTCACCTTCGGCGAGTTCGTCGGTACCGAGGGCGACCTCGTCTCCGGCGTCGTTCAACAGGGCGGTGACCGGGGCGTGGTCCTGGTCGACCTCGGCAAGGTCGAGGCCGTACTGCCGCCGGCCGAGCAGGTGCCGGGGGAGACCTACCAGCACGGGGCGCGACTGAAGTGCCTGGTGGTGTCGGTACGCCGCGGCCCCCGCGGAGCGCACGTCACGCTCTCGCGCACCCATCCCAATCTGGTCCGGGCGCTGTTCGCGCTGGAGGTGCCCGAGATCGCCGACGGCACGGTCGTGATTCCGGCGATCGCGCGGGAGGCCGGTCACCGCACCAAGATCGCGGTGCGGGCCACGCGTCCGGGAGTGAACGCCAAGGGGTCGTGCATCGGGCCGATGGGCCAGCGGGTCCGTCAGGTGATGTCCGAGCTGCACGGCGAGAAGATCGACATCGTCGACTGGAGCGAGGATCCCGCCGAGATGGTCGCGCACGCGCTGTCCCCAGCCCGGGTCACGTCGGTGACCGTGGTGGATCTCGACGCCCGATCGGCCCGCGTCGTCGTGCCGGACTACCAGCTGTCGCTGGCGATCGGTCGGGAAGGGCAGAACGCCCGGCTGGCCGCCCGGCTGACCGGCTGGCGTATCGACATCCGCTCGGACACCGCCGCACCGACCGATGCCGCCACGACCGCCGCTGCACCGACGGCCGCCGCTGCACCGACGACCGCCACGGCGGTCGCGGCGCCGCCGGCACGGTGA
- the rimP gene encoding ribosome maturation factor RimP, with protein MALSGTAGPVVRRRWQDQVDNITPEVVVAALSRERLLPVLAPVVTAAGLDLEDIQVRPAGRRSLVRVVVDRDGGITLDDVAAVSRTVSDALDAVDSGGPYTLEVSSPGVQRPLTASRHWRRAIGRLVRVECADGEVLLGRVLAATADEATLRGPTGPRSVRYDAVTTAVVQVELTRPSADEADGDAGPAPYETDAAPQDTRDGEPAPHDVLPDDDRRLPWTSTSTR; from the coding sequence CTGGCGCTGTCCGGTACAGCCGGACCCGTCGTACGTCGGCGGTGGCAGGACCAGGTCGACAACATCACACCGGAGGTCGTCGTGGCCGCGTTGTCCCGCGAGCGACTGCTGCCGGTGCTCGCCCCGGTGGTCACGGCCGCCGGGCTCGACCTCGAGGACATCCAGGTTCGACCTGCCGGCCGGCGCAGTCTGGTCCGGGTGGTGGTCGACCGCGACGGCGGCATCACCCTCGACGACGTCGCCGCGGTGAGCCGGACGGTGTCCGACGCCCTCGACGCCGTGGACTCCGGCGGTCCGTACACCCTCGAGGTCAGTTCGCCCGGGGTGCAGCGGCCGTTGACGGCGAGCCGGCACTGGCGCCGGGCGATCGGCCGGCTGGTCCGGGTGGAGTGTGCCGACGGCGAGGTCCTGCTGGGCCGGGTGCTGGCCGCGACTGCGGACGAGGCGACACTGCGCGGTCCGACCGGTCCGCGGTCCGTGCGGTACGACGCCGTGACGACCGCCGTGGTCCAGGTCGAGCTCACCCGCCCTTCCGCGGACGAGGCCGACGGCGACGCCGGTCCCGCTCCGTACGAGACAGACGCTGCGCCGCAGGACACTCGCGATGGCGAGCCTGCGCCGCACGACGTGCTTCCCGATGACGACAGGAGGCTCCCGTGGACATCGACGTCAACGCGCTGA
- the rbfA gene encoding 30S ribosome-binding factor RbfA, with product MCSTHANGRLPLGRSCSCCPPGAGSSATTTKETDVAKTGSRSQRLADRIRVIVAETLELRVKDPRLGFVTITDTRLTGDLREATVFYTVLGDDADRAATAAALESAKGVVRSEVGRQTGVRYTPTLTFVADAIPGTARQLEDLLREAAASDARVHEQAARATYAGAADPYRATAVAAGDPDPAVADGEPDSPVAEHDSESAVAADAGRATDSGTGRS from the coding sequence ATGTGCTCGACGCATGCGAACGGTCGGTTGCCGCTCGGCCGGAGTTGCAGCTGCTGTCCGCCCGGCGCCGGTTCCTCGGCGACGACGACGAAGGAGACTGACGTGGCAAAGACGGGGTCGCGCAGCCAGCGGCTGGCTGACCGCATCCGGGTGATCGTGGCGGAGACCCTCGAACTGCGGGTCAAGGATCCCCGGCTGGGTTTCGTCACGATCACCGACACCCGGCTGACCGGCGACCTGCGCGAGGCGACGGTGTTCTACACCGTGCTCGGCGACGACGCGGACCGGGCGGCGACGGCCGCCGCGCTGGAGTCGGCCAAGGGCGTCGTCCGTAGCGAGGTGGGGCGCCAGACCGGCGTTCGGTACACCCCCACCCTGACCTTCGTCGCCGACGCGATTCCCGGCACCGCCCGCCAGCTCGAGGATCTGCTGCGCGAGGCGGCCGCCTCCGATGCCCGGGTACACGAGCAGGCCGCGCGGGCGACGTACGCCGGTGCCGCCGACCCGTATCGCGCCACCGCCGTCGCAGCCGGCGACCCGGATCCCGCCGTCGCAGACGGCGAGCCGGATAGCCCTGTCGCAGAACACGATTCGGAGTCCGCCGTCGCGGCTGACGCCGGGCGCGCCACGGACTCGGGGACCGGCCGGTCGTGA
- a CDS encoding proline--tRNA ligase, with the protein MLLRMSTLFLRTLRDDPADAELASHRLLVRAGYVRRVAPGIFTWLPLGYQVFRNVERIVRAQMDAAGFQEVHFPALLPREPYEQTDRWNAYGANLFRLQDRRGNDYLLGPTHEEMFTLLVKGEYSSYKDLPLVLYQIQTKYRDEARPRAGILRGREFVMKDSYSFDIDDDGLAASYARHRDAYIATFDQLGLNYVIVSAMSGAMGGSASEEFLAVCDAGEDTFVRCPACGYAANVEAVTTPPPAAVSWEGHPAAHVEDTPDAGSIEALVALSNDRPDLRRADREWTAADTLKNVLLMVTHPDGQTEPLAIGLPGDREVDLKRVEAAVHPGVPRPFEAADFDRHPTLVRGYIGPQSLGQKQSAGIRYVVDPRVATGTSWISGGDADGSHVYDLVAGRDFVPDGVIEAGDVRDGDPCPRCGTGLQSARGIEIGHIFQLGRKYADAMDLKVLDENGKRVTVTMGSYGLGVSRVVAAIAEQHHDDKGLVWPRAVAPAQVHVVAAGKDAAVLAAADDVATRLDAAGIRVLLDDRRGISPGVKFNDSELLGMPTVVVVGKRLADGLVEVKDRATGTRTDVDINGVVDYVVDLCRKPS; encoded by the coding sequence GTGCTGCTGCGCATGTCGACGTTGTTCCTGCGTACGTTGCGCGACGACCCTGCTGACGCCGAGCTCGCCAGCCACCGGCTGTTGGTCCGCGCCGGGTACGTCCGCCGTGTGGCACCGGGAATCTTCACCTGGCTGCCCCTGGGGTACCAGGTGTTCCGCAACGTCGAACGGATCGTCCGGGCCCAGATGGACGCCGCCGGCTTCCAGGAGGTGCACTTCCCGGCGCTGCTGCCGCGTGAGCCGTACGAACAGACCGATCGCTGGAACGCCTACGGAGCCAACCTGTTCCGACTGCAGGATCGTCGCGGCAACGACTATCTGCTCGGGCCCACGCATGAAGAGATGTTCACCCTGCTGGTGAAGGGCGAGTACTCGTCCTACAAGGATCTGCCGCTCGTGCTGTACCAGATCCAGACGAAGTACCGTGACGAGGCTCGGCCTCGTGCCGGGATTCTTCGCGGCCGCGAATTCGTCATGAAGGACTCGTACTCCTTCGATATCGACGACGACGGCCTCGCGGCGAGCTATGCCCGGCACCGCGACGCCTACATCGCGACGTTCGACCAACTCGGATTGAACTACGTGATCGTTTCGGCGATGTCCGGTGCGATGGGCGGCAGTGCCAGCGAGGAGTTCCTCGCCGTCTGCGATGCCGGCGAGGACACGTTCGTCCGTTGTCCCGCCTGCGGTTACGCGGCCAATGTCGAAGCCGTGACCACGCCGCCGCCCGCAGCTGTGTCGTGGGAGGGGCATCCTGCTGCGCACGTCGAGGACACCCCCGATGCCGGCAGTATCGAGGCGCTGGTCGCCCTGTCGAATGACCGGCCCGACCTGCGTCGCGCCGATCGGGAATGGACGGCAGCGGACACGCTGAAGAACGTGCTGCTCATGGTGACCCATCCGGACGGGCAGACCGAACCGCTGGCCATCGGCCTACCCGGCGACCGTGAGGTCGACCTCAAGCGAGTGGAGGCCGCGGTGCACCCCGGCGTCCCACGGCCGTTCGAAGCAGCCGACTTCGACCGGCATCCCACCTTGGTTCGCGGTTATATCGGCCCGCAGTCCCTGGGCCAGAAGCAGTCCGCCGGGATCCGGTACGTCGTCGATCCCCGAGTGGCGACGGGCACCAGCTGGATCAGCGGCGGTGACGCTGACGGCAGTCACGTTTACGATCTGGTTGCTGGGCGCGACTTCGTCCCCGATGGCGTGATCGAGGCGGGCGACGTTCGTGACGGCGACCCGTGTCCGCGCTGCGGGACCGGCCTGCAGTCGGCGCGGGGCATTGAGATCGGCCACATCTTCCAGTTGGGCCGCAAGTACGCCGACGCCATGGACCTCAAGGTGCTCGACGAGAACGGCAAGCGGGTCACGGTGACCATGGGGTCTTACGGGCTCGGCGTGTCGCGGGTCGTGGCAGCCATCGCCGAGCAGCATCACGACGACAAGGGCCTGGTGTGGCCGCGTGCGGTCGCGCCGGCGCAGGTGCACGTCGTCGCGGCGGGCAAGGACGCGGCGGTGCTCGCCGCCGCCGACGACGTCGCGACGAGGCTGGACGCCGCGGGGATTCGTGTCCTGTTGGACGACCGCCGCGGGATTTCTCCTGGAGTGAAGTTCAACGACTCCGAACTATTGGGCATGCCGACCGTGGTGGTCGTCGGCAAGCGCCTTGCCGACGGACTGGTCGAGGTCAAGGATCGGGCGACCGGCACACGGACCGACGTCGACATCAACGGTGTCGTGGACTACGTCGTCGATCTGTGCCGCAAACCGAGTTAG
- a CDS encoding DUF503 domain-containing protein, with amino-acid sequence MFVGVLELDVLLDDIHSLKQKRGVVRPVVADLRKRFDVAVAEAGHLDLHRRSLLGVAVVAADAAHCRDVLDACERSVAARPELQLLSARRRFLGDDDEGD; translated from the coding sequence GTGTTCGTCGGAGTTCTGGAACTCGACGTCCTCCTCGACGACATCCACTCGCTGAAGCAGAAGCGGGGGGTGGTGCGGCCCGTCGTGGCCGACCTGCGCAAGCGGTTCGACGTCGCGGTGGCCGAGGCCGGACACCTCGACCTGCACCGGCGTTCGCTGCTCGGGGTCGCGGTCGTGGCGGCCGATGCCGCGCACTGCCGGGATGTGCTCGACGCATGCGAACGGTCGGTTGCCGCTCGGCCGGAGTTGCAGCTGCTGTCCGCCCGGCGCCGGTTCCTCGGCGACGACGACGAAGGAGACTGA
- a CDS encoding DUF4439 domain-containing protein, with protein MLSTWSCHRRRTTGPAVPDSARVAPRRPATTVRSCPSRPACAGAATGPGGVPHGSAHAPRGAPRPGHRPGGRPGRLLGDRTRAGPLAGRVNGRRQRDPGPYGSVRNRPGAAVRRHHRRTPVAGRTTGTAADPARRTPCLHRPVHRADAAVQRRVGVRCAVVVAIRCAVVIAIRCAVVGGGAADAGSGIAGPGAGGTLGGRDPGRRLRRSVQRGSRRHARPDRRVGGPARRGTGSRRLVTPTEALAIVVAGENAAVYAYGLLTPRLSSGQKAAARAALDAHRLRRDAGRGRLIAGGATPPAAAAAYDPPFPVTDAAAAVRLAAYVEDRLAGLYAVLASATAGEERRDAALAVQECAVRAVSWGGAPTTLVGFA; from the coding sequence ATGTTGTCGACCTGGTCCTGCCACCGCCGACGTACGACGGGTCCGGCTGTACCGGACAGCGCCAGGGTAGCGCCACGGCGCCCCGCGACGACCGTGCGATCCTGTCCCTCCCGTCCCGCCTGCGCGGGAGCAGCCACCGGACCTGGAGGGGTGCCGCATGGGTCTGCCCACGCGCCGCGCGGTGCTCCTCGGCCTGGCCACCGGCCCGGCGGCCGCCCTGGTCGCCTGCTCGGCGACCGGACCCGGGCCGGACCCCTCGCCGGACGCGTCAACGGACGCCGACAACGCGATCCGGGTCCGTACGGCAGCGTCCGAAACCGACCTGGTGCGGCTGTACGACGCCACCATCGCCGCACACCCGTCGCTGGCCGCACGACTGGCACCGCTGCGGACCCAGCACGCCGAACACCTTGTCTTCATCGGCCCGTACACCGAGCCGACGCCGCAGTCCAGAGACGCGTCGGCGTCCGGTGTGCCGTCGTCGTCGCCATCCGTTGCGCCGTCGTCATCGCCATCCGATGTGCCGTCGTCGGGGGCGGTGCCGCCGACGCCGGCAGCGGCATTGCGGGCCCTGGTGCAGGCGGAACGCTCGGCGGCCGCGACCCGGGTCGACGACTGCGTCGCAGCGTCCAACGGGGATCTCGCCGACATGCTCGCCCGGATCGGCGGGTCGGAGGCCCAGCACGCCGCGGCACTGGCAGCAGGCGCCTCGTGACGCCGACGGAGGCGCTCGCCATCGTCGTGGCCGGGGAGAACGCCGCTGTCTACGCGTACGGCCTCCTCACGCCGCGGCTGTCCAGCGGCCAGAAGGCTGCGGCCCGGGCCGCGCTGGACGCGCACCGCCTGCGCCGCGATGCCGGACGTGGCCGGTTGATCGCCGGCGGGGCCACTCCGCCGGCCGCCGCAGCGGCGTACGACCCGCCGTTTCCGGTGACGGACGCCGCGGCTGCCGTCCGGCTGGCGGCGTACGTCGAAGACCGGCTCGCCGGGCTGTACGCGGTCCTGGCCTCCGCCACCGCCGGAGAGGAGCGCCGCGACGCCGCGCTCGCCGTCCAGGAGTGCGCGGTCCGGGCGGTGTCGTGGGGCGGCGCACCCACGACCCTGGTCGGTTTCGCCTGA
- a CDS encoding translation initiation factor IF-2, with amino-acid sequence MSKVRVYELAKELGVESKVVLTKLTELGEFVRSASSTIEAPVVRKLREAFPAAPATTTKSRSPRPAAAAPAPTAPTAVPSDAGPRPAAPAPAATGPVTPTPGAGDSAPTRPSPATPAAPAAAAPAAAGPAAAPGQVPSAPAAAATPVRPAPGSAATGATPAGPTPGGPRPGPRPGNNPFTGNSGMGRPAGPRPGNNPFTGNSGMGRTAPGVPGAPRPNPTSMPPRPQGGVPGAPRPNPGMMRPAPGARPGGPGARPGGPGARPGGPGARPGGPGARPGGPGGGFGGRPSGPGGAGGGFAGRPGGGGGFAGRPGGGGPGGRGGTAGAFGRPGGRPTRGRKSKRAKRQEFDNMQAPTIGGVRVPRGDGQTVRLPRGASLTDFADKIGGSAADLVSIMFKLGELVTATQSVDDDTLRVLGTELNYDVQVVSPEDEDRELLESFDLELGEDEGGEAALQPRPPVVTVMGHVDHGKTRLLDAIRNADVMGGEAGGITQHIGAYQVAATVGDEIRRITFIDTPGHEAFTAMRARGAQVTDIAILVVAADDGVKPQTIEALNHAQAAGVPIVVAVNKVDKEGADPTRVRAQLTEYGLVAEEYGGDTMFVDVSARQGTGIDDLLAAVILTADAALDLRANPDQDAQGVVVEAHLDRGRGPVATVLVKRGTLRPGDSIVAGDAFGRVRALLDEDGTPLDAVLPSRPAQVLGLTSVPGAGDSFLVVSEDRIARQIAQTRQARERNAELARRRGRRTLEDFLKSLESGEIQELKLILKGDTSGSVEALEDALLKIDVGEDVSMRVIDRGVGAITETNVMLAAASDAVIIGFNVRPQGKATEVADREGVDIRYYSVIYQAIDDVEAALKGMLKPEYEEVRLGTAEIREVFRSSKFGNIAGSLVRSGEIRRNAKARLVRDGAVVAENLTIESLRRFKDDATEVREGFECGIGLGAFNDIKVDDVIETFEMRERPRA; translated from the coding sequence GTGTCCAAGGTCCGGGTCTACGAGCTCGCCAAGGAGCTCGGAGTCGAGAGCAAGGTCGTGTTGACCAAGCTCACCGAGCTGGGCGAGTTCGTCCGCTCCGCGTCCTCGACGATCGAGGCGCCCGTCGTCCGGAAGCTGCGCGAGGCATTCCCCGCCGCGCCCGCGACGACCACGAAGTCCCGTTCGCCACGTCCGGCCGCCGCCGCGCCGGCTCCCACGGCCCCGACCGCCGTCCCCAGCGACGCCGGGCCGCGCCCGGCTGCTCCGGCACCTGCCGCGACCGGCCCGGTGACGCCCACGCCCGGCGCCGGCGACTCTGCGCCCACCCGGCCTAGTCCGGCGACGCCGGCAGCCCCGGCCGCAGCAGCCCCGGCCGCGGCAGGACCAGCGGCAGCACCAGGCCAGGTGCCGTCGGCTCCGGCCGCCGCGGCGACGCCGGTCCGGCCGGCTCCGGGCTCGGCGGCCACCGGTGCGACCCCCGCAGGTCCCACTCCGGGCGGGCCCCGGCCCGGCCCGCGCCCAGGCAACAACCCGTTCACGGGCAACTCGGGTATGGGACGCCCGGCCGGGCCCCGCCCGGGCAACAACCCCTTCACCGGCAACTCCGGCATGGGACGGACGGCACCGGGCGTGCCCGGCGCGCCGCGTCCCAACCCGACCTCGATGCCACCCCGCCCGCAGGGCGGCGTTCCGGGTGCGCCTCGCCCCAACCCGGGAATGATGCGTCCGGCTCCCGGGGCGCGTCCCGGCGGTCCCGGGGCTCGTCCCGGTGGACCCGGGGCTCGTCCGGGCGGCCCGGGAGCGCGTCCCGGCGGTCCCGGTGCCCGGCCAGGAGGGCCCGGCGGCGGGTTCGGCGGCCGTCCCAGCGGGCCGGGTGGCGCCGGTGGCGGCTTCGCTGGCCGACCCGGTGGCGGCGGGGGCTTCGCCGGCCGCCCCGGTGGTGGTGGTCCGGGTGGCCGTGGTGGCACGGCTGGTGCGTTCGGCCGCCCCGGTGGCCGGCCGACTCGCGGCCGCAAGTCCAAGCGCGCCAAGCGTCAAGAGTTCGACAACATGCAGGCGCCGACGATCGGCGGCGTCCGCGTCCCGCGTGGTGACGGCCAGACCGTCCGCCTGCCCCGCGGTGCATCGCTGACGGACTTCGCCGACAAGATCGGCGGCAGCGCGGCCGACCTGGTGTCGATCATGTTCAAGCTCGGCGAACTGGTCACCGCGACGCAGTCGGTCGACGACGACACGTTGCGGGTGCTCGGTACCGAGTTGAACTACGACGTCCAGGTCGTGTCGCCGGAGGACGAGGACCGCGAGCTGCTCGAGTCGTTCGACCTGGAACTCGGCGAGGACGAGGGCGGCGAGGCGGCACTGCAGCCGCGGCCGCCGGTGGTCACCGTCATGGGCCACGTCGACCACGGCAAGACCCGGCTGCTCGACGCGATCCGCAACGCCGACGTCATGGGTGGCGAGGCCGGCGGGATCACCCAGCACATCGGCGCGTACCAGGTCGCGGCGACGGTGGGCGACGAGATCCGCCGCATCACCTTCATCGACACCCCGGGTCACGAGGCGTTCACCGCCATGCGTGCCCGTGGTGCACAGGTCACCGACATCGCGATCCTCGTGGTGGCCGCCGACGACGGCGTCAAGCCGCAGACGATCGAGGCGCTCAACCACGCGCAGGCCGCCGGTGTCCCGATCGTGGTGGCGGTCAACAAGGTCGACAAGGAGGGCGCGGACCCGACCCGGGTGCGGGCGCAGTTGACCGAATACGGCCTGGTGGCCGAGGAGTACGGCGGCGACACGATGTTCGTCGACGTCTCCGCACGCCAGGGCACCGGTATCGACGATCTGCTGGCCGCGGTCATCCTGACCGCCGACGCGGCGCTGGACCTGCGCGCCAATCCCGATCAGGACGCCCAGGGGGTTGTCGTCGAGGCTCACCTCGACCGCGGCCGCGGCCCGGTGGCGACCGTCCTGGTCAAGCGCGGGACGTTGCGTCCCGGCGACTCGATCGTCGCTGGCGACGCCTTCGGCCGGGTCCGGGCACTGCTGGACGAGGACGGCACGCCGCTCGACGCGGTCCTGCCGTCGCGTCCTGCTCAGGTGCTCGGCCTCACCTCGGTGCCCGGGGCCGGTGACTCGTTCCTGGTGGTCAGCGAGGACCGCATCGCCCGGCAGATCGCGCAGACCCGGCAGGCGCGGGAGCGCAACGCCGAACTCGCGCGCCGCCGGGGCCGCCGTACCCTCGAGGACTTCCTCAAGTCGTTGGAGAGCGGCGAGATCCAGGAACTCAAGCTCATCCTCAAGGGCGACACGTCCGGTTCGGTCGAGGCCCTCGAAGACGCGCTGCTGAAGATCGACGTCGGCGAGGACGTCTCGATGCGAGTCATCGACCGTGGTGTCGGTGCGATCACCGAGACCAACGTCATGCTGGCGGCGGCCTCGGACGCGGTCATCATCGGCTTCAACGTGCGCCCGCAGGGCAAGGCGACGGAGGTGGCCGACCGCGAGGGCGTCGACATCCGCTACTACTCGGTCATCTACCAGGCCATCGACGACGTCGAGGCGGCCCTGAAGGGGATGCTCAAGCCGGAGTACGAGGAGGTTCGCCTCGGTACGGCGGAGATCCGGGAAGTGTTCCGCTCCAGCAAGTTCGGCAACATCGCCGGATCGCTGGTCCGTAGCGGGGAGATCCGCCGCAACGCGAAGGCTCGTCTGGTCCGCGACGGCGCGGTCGTCGCGGAGAACCTCACCATCGAGTCGCTGCGCCGGTTCAAGGACGACGCGACCGAGGTGCGGGAAGGTTTCGAGTGCGGTATCGGACTCGGCGCGTTCAACGACATCAAGGTCGACGACGTGATCGAGACGTTCGAGATGCGCGAGCGGCCGCGGGCTTGA
- a CDS encoding GNAT family N-acetyltransferase yields the protein MPGLLRVLTARDLDEVRALLARDPVRHCFVASRLASGDLDPWQLGGELWGYVEDDVLQSALYAGANLVPVATSDAARAAFADRCRRIGRRCSSIVGAAAEVLDLWRLLEPAWGPAREVRSRQPLMVCDSAPAVAADPAVRRVREDELDLLVPACVAMFTEEVGVSPLAGGAAAAYRARILELVRTGRAFARIDGDRVVFKAEVGAVGAGACQVQGVWVDPALRGRGLSAPGMARVVQYCRQDIEPLVSLYVNDFNTPARKAYLQVGFREVGDFATVLF from the coding sequence GTGCCGGGTCTGCTGCGGGTCCTGACCGCGCGCGACCTCGACGAGGTCCGCGCGCTGCTGGCACGCGACCCGGTCCGGCACTGCTTCGTGGCGTCCCGGCTCGCGTCGGGTGACCTCGACCCGTGGCAGCTCGGCGGCGAGCTGTGGGGGTACGTCGAGGACGACGTGCTGCAGTCCGCGCTGTACGCCGGAGCCAATCTCGTCCCCGTGGCGACCAGCGACGCAGCCCGGGCCGCGTTCGCCGACCGGTGCCGGCGTATCGGCCGCCGGTGCTCGTCCATCGTCGGTGCCGCCGCTGAGGTGCTGGACCTGTGGCGGCTGCTGGAGCCGGCCTGGGGCCCGGCACGCGAAGTTCGCAGCCGGCAGCCGCTGATGGTGTGCGACTCCGCCCCGGCCGTCGCGGCCGATCCGGCCGTACGGCGGGTGCGCGAGGACGAGCTGGACCTGCTGGTCCCCGCCTGCGTCGCCATGTTCACCGAGGAGGTCGGTGTCTCGCCGCTGGCAGGCGGCGCGGCGGCGGCGTACCGGGCGCGGATCCTCGAACTGGTGCGGACCGGCCGCGCGTTCGCCCGGATCGACGGGGACCGGGTGGTGTTCAAGGCCGAAGTGGGTGCGGTCGGCGCGGGCGCCTGCCAGGTCCAGGGGGTATGGGTCGATCCGGCCCTGCGGGGCCGCGGCCTGTCGGCGCCCGGTATGGCGCGGGTCGTGCAGTACTGCCGGCAGGACATCGAACCGCTGGTCTCGTTGTACGTCAACGACTTCAACACGCCGGCCCGCAAGGCCTACCTGCAGGTCGGCTTCCGTGAGGTCGGCGACTTCGCCACCGTCCTGTTCTGA
- a CDS encoding YlxR family protein yields the protein MSDGVDSPPVQGPTRSVPTRTCVGCRSRAPKTDLLRVVVIEGSCVPDRRGRLPGRGAYLHPDIRCLDLAVRRRALPRALRVGGPLDLAAVRLSIEAEG from the coding sequence GTGAGCGACGGGGTAGACTCGCCGCCGGTCCAGGGCCCGACCCGCTCGGTACCGACGCGCACGTGCGTCGGCTGCCGGTCCCGGGCTCCGAAGACCGACCTCCTCCGGGTCGTGGTGATCGAGGGCAGTTGTGTCCCTGACCGCCGCGGCCGGTTGCCGGGCCGGGGCGCGTACCTGCACCCCGACATCCGGTGCCTCGACCTCGCCGTACGTCGTCGAGCGCTGCCACGGGCCCTCCGGGTCGGCGGCCCGCTCGACCTCGCCGCGGTGCGGCTATCGATCGAGGCAGAGGGATGA